A window of the Clostridia bacterium genome harbors these coding sequences:
- a CDS encoding SDR family oxidoreductase, with product MGWLDGKVAIITGAGRGIGRAAALMMAKEGAKVVVNDLEAEAAHAVCKEIISCGSQALAWPGNVTDPALPDQLMQVAVGTFGALHILVNNAGYTWDGMLHKMTDEQWQAMLEVHATATFRMIRAAAPYMREAAKEEMGRGQPVVRKIVNVMSLAGTHGNVGQINYAAAKAAIGGITKTVAKEWGRFNINCNAVAFGAIATRLTDEKEKGETFDGRIPLGIPRDQRQAMLFFIPMGRLGTPEEAAGAILFLASPLSDYVNGHILAVDGGLGA from the coding sequence ATGGGTTGGTTAGATGGTAAGGTAGCTATCATTACTGGTGCCGGGCGTGGGATTGGTCGGGCCGCGGCCTTAATGATGGCCAAAGAAGGGGCTAAGGTAGTGGTCAATGATCTTGAAGCAGAAGCGGCACACGCGGTTTGTAAGGAAATCATCTCCTGCGGCAGTCAAGCCTTAGCCTGGCCGGGCAACGTGACCGATCCGGCGCTACCTGACCAGTTAATGCAAGTGGCAGTGGGAACCTTTGGAGCTTTGCATATCCTGGTCAACAACGCTGGTTATACTTGGGACGGTATGCTCCATAAAATGACCGATGAGCAGTGGCAGGCCATGTTGGAGGTACATGCCACAGCTACCTTTCGGATGATTCGTGCCGCGGCGCCCTACATGCGCGAGGCAGCTAAAGAGGAGATGGGCAGGGGACAACCAGTGGTTCGCAAAATTGTTAACGTAATGTCTCTGGCCGGCACCCACGGCAATGTTGGCCAGATCAACTACGCCGCTGCTAAGGCAGCTATAGGCGGGATCACCAAGACGGTAGCTAAGGAGTGGGGTCGCTTCAATATTAATTGCAATGCGGTGGCTTTTGGGGCAATTGCAACCCGACTGACCGATGAGAAGGAAAAGGGCGAGACTTTTGATGGCAGGATTCCATTAGGGATTCCCAGAGATCAGCGGCAGGCAATGTTATTCTTTATTCCCATGGGTCGACTAGGGACTCCGGAGGAAGCGGCAGGAGCTATACTATTTCTGGCTTCGCCTCTTTCTGATTACGTTAACGGCCACATCCTAGCAGTGGACGGCGGGCTAGGGGCTTAG
- the rlmH gene encoding 23S rRNA (pseudouridine(1915)-N(3))-methyltransferase RlmH: MEIKIVAVGKLKERYWAEAASEYRKRLRPYAHVSIIEVKDRPLAKRSTSEIDPAQAGLVLKQEAQDLEKEIGQRDYLVCLTPEGKMYSSEELAEFLRWLESSGQSTLTMVIGGTLGIDPGLKAKAELLLSLSRMTFPHQLSRVMLLEQLYRAFKILRHEPYHR, translated from the coding sequence ATGGAGATCAAGATCGTGGCAGTTGGCAAGTTAAAGGAAAGGTATTGGGCCGAAGCCGCTTCCGAATACCGGAAGCGGCTTCGGCCCTATGCTCACGTTTCCATCATCGAGGTCAAAGATAGGCCCCTGGCCAAACGATCGACAAGCGAAATCGACCCTGCCCAAGCAGGGTTGGTTCTAAAACAGGAAGCCCAGGATCTAGAGAAAGAGATTGGTCAGCGCGATTACCTGGTTTGCTTGACGCCGGAGGGAAAAATGTACTCCTCGGAAGAGTTGGCTGAATTCTTGCGCTGGTTGGAATCCTCAGGTCAATCCACGCTCACCATGGTCATTGGTGGTACCTTGGGGATCGACCCAGGGTTGAAAGCCAAAGCTGAGCTACTACTTTCTTTGTCCCGCATGACCTTTCCCCATCAATTGTCCCGGGTGATGCTTTTAGAGCAACTGTACCGAGCCTTCAAGATCCTTCGACATGAACCCTATCACCGGTAG
- a CDS encoding trypsin-like peptidase domain-containing protein, with product MSYFDGGGYGRRRNLLWLAVVVIAVVSGIVGGMLGVALGPSFRGSNPPGATTPGIPASPLPPVDISTSGVSSIADRVGPAVVGITNYQGRDFFGNTDVASGSGVIFDAANGYVVTNNHVVAGAVRLSVRIDQNREYEGKILGADPDSDLAVVKIEAPDIAALRLPQVQFGDSDKVKVGDLVVAIGNPLGEQFARSVTMGVISALNREITVQTSANREVTLRVLQTDAAINPGNSGGALVNAQGQVIGINSAKISVPGVEGMGFAIPINDARPIIQQLLQKGRVSRPFLGIYNYQEISEQASKWFGYPVGIYVGGVFPGGPAMKAGMREGDVIVQIDDRPIRTSSDLRNALRGHKVGDVVKVIVVRNNNRLELSVTLGEMPSQ from the coding sequence ATGAGCTACTTTGACGGCGGTGGGTACGGCAGGCGGCGCAATCTGCTTTGGCTAGCAGTCGTTGTCATAGCCGTAGTCAGCGGCATTGTGGGCGGGATGTTGGGCGTGGCGCTGGGTCCATCCTTTCGGGGATCGAATCCTCCGGGAGCTACTACGCCGGGGATTCCCGCCAGCCCACTTCCTCCAGTCGACATTAGTACGTCTGGGGTAAGTAGTATTGCTGACCGGGTAGGTCCAGCCGTAGTAGGAATTACCAATTACCAAGGCAGGGATTTCTTTGGCAATACTGACGTTGCCTCGGGCAGCGGGGTGATATTTGATGCCGCCAATGGCTATGTGGTTACCAATAATCATGTGGTAGCTGGTGCGGTGCGACTATCGGTACGTATCGACCAAAATCGGGAATACGAGGGTAAGATTTTGGGCGCCGATCCCGATAGCGATTTGGCAGTAGTCAAAATTGAGGCACCTGACATTGCTGCTTTAAGGTTGCCCCAGGTTCAGTTTGGCGATTCCGACAAGGTGAAGGTAGGGGACTTGGTGGTAGCTATCGGCAACCCCCTCGGGGAGCAATTTGCTCGCAGTGTCACCATGGGGGTGATTAGCGCGCTGAACCGGGAAATTACGGTGCAAACGAGTGCCAACCGGGAGGTTACGTTGAGGGTTCTCCAGACCGATGCGGCCATCAATCCTGGCAATAGCGGTGGTGCCTTGGTCAATGCCCAGGGCCAGGTTATTGGCATCAACAGCGCCAAGATCTCGGTCCCAGGGGTGGAGGGTATGGGTTTTGCCATCCCTATTAATGATGCTCGCCCCATTATCCAGCAGCTATTGCAGAAAGGGCGTGTGAGCCGGCCATTCCTGGGGATCTATAATTATCAAGAAATAAGTGAGCAAGCCTCTAAGTGGTTTGGTTATCCAGTGGGTATCTACGTGGGAGGAGTATTCCCGGGTGGCCCAGCCATGAAGGCAGGAATGAGAGAGGGCGACGTAATCGTCCAGATTGATGACCGGCCCATTCGCACCTCCTCCGACTTGCGGAATGCGCTGCGTGGACATAAAGTTGGTGATGTGGTTAAGGTGATAGTGGTGCGCAACAATAACCGCCTGGAATTGAGCGTTACCTTGGGAGAAATGCCAAGCCAGTAA
- the copZ gene encoding copper chaperone CopZ yields the protein MNRVQQSVVIKVEGMSCNHCKMAVEGALKRLTGVTNATVDLQGGQVRVEYDPAQVGIEQMKASIKEAGYEPA from the coding sequence GTGAATAGGGTGCAGCAATCGGTAGTCATCAAAGTTGAAGGAATGAGCTGCAATCACTGCAAGATGGCAGTAGAGGGAGCGCTCAAACGGCTAACCGGGGTAACTAATGCTACAGTTGACCTTCAAGGCGGGCAAGTAAGAGTAGAATATGACCCTGCCCAGGTAGGAATAGAACAGATGAAGGCCAGTATCAAGGAAGCGGGCTATGAGCCTGCCTAA
- the trxB gene encoding thioredoxin-disulfide reductase, giving the protein MNNAYDLIVVGGGPAGLTAGLYGARGGLKTLILERGLPGGQAATTDVIENYPGFPQGIGGPELMQKFAEQAQRFGASLITEEVEEINLPDGDQTATKQVVTNRGTYESPALILAMGSSPRELGAPGEKEFRGRGVSYCATCDGAFFKGRKVMVIGGGDSALEEALFLTQFASQVVIVHRRDAFRAAQILEKRARSHPKIDFRLKSVVERIQGTNKVESVRLRRTDNGQVSEEAADGVFIFIGTIPNTAFLSGKVHLDENGYIITDELLATNIPGVFAAGDVRKKFLRQVSTAVGDGAWAAMAAQKYISDLRA; this is encoded by the coding sequence ATGAACAATGCCTATGACTTGATTGTGGTTGGCGGTGGGCCAGCAGGTTTGACAGCGGGATTATACGGAGCCCGGGGCGGGCTTAAAACCTTGATCTTGGAGCGGGGGTTACCAGGGGGGCAGGCGGCCACCACTGACGTGATCGAGAACTACCCGGGGTTTCCCCAGGGCATAGGCGGACCAGAGCTGATGCAAAAATTTGCCGAGCAAGCCCAACGTTTTGGAGCCAGTCTGATTACCGAGGAGGTAGAGGAAATCAACCTACCTGATGGTGACCAAACTGCGACCAAGCAGGTGGTAACCAACCGGGGGACATATGAAAGCCCGGCTCTAATATTGGCTATGGGGTCCTCACCTCGAGAACTTGGAGCTCCGGGTGAAAAAGAATTCCGGGGTCGGGGCGTATCCTACTGCGCCACTTGCGATGGTGCCTTCTTCAAAGGCCGGAAGGTAATGGTTATAGGAGGCGGCGACTCAGCTTTAGAGGAAGCCTTGTTTCTAACTCAATTTGCCAGCCAGGTGGTGATAGTACACCGGCGCGATGCCTTTCGAGCGGCCCAAATCTTAGAAAAACGTGCCCGGAGCCATCCTAAGATTGACTTTCGCCTCAAGTCGGTAGTAGAACGGATACAGGGTACCAACAAGGTGGAAAGCGTCCGCCTGCGTCGGACCGACAACGGACAAGTGAGCGAAGAGGCTGCCGACGGGGTATTTATCTTTATTGGCACCATACCTAACACTGCATTTCTGAGCGGGAAAGTTCATCTAGATGAAAACGGCTATATTATTACTGATGAACTCTTGGCCACCAACATACCAGGGGTCTTTGCCGCTGGAGATGTCCGCAAAAAATTCCTCCGGCAGGTTTCTACAGCGGTAGGCGACGGAGCCTGGGCGGCCATGGCGGCCCAGAAGTATATTTCCGACCTGCGTGCGTAG
- a CDS encoding peptidoglycan DD-metalloendopeptidase family protein, which translates to MQFSKLGHRLASLRKGGVVAKVLSSLISAYTWLGGRLAALKIFCRLWWSRLEALPTERRRGLGLAVVALVVAIAGLGYVATAPNCYEMLVNGQRIALVQDRAEAEKALAAFLLAQGKKLGVGEVSTVHSISFNRVRADQSQITPNEELPRIFEALVLGSRVCGIAVNGKVEVVLKDEAEAQQALAKLKEAYLPGGGNIQVQEVRFEEKVEVVPHYAVLRAIMSVDEAVKLLQTGASETKVYVVKPGDSLWSIARANGMWPEDLRKANPQLTSERIDIGDKLNLVKPKPLVHVVARYVQTVTQPIPYSTDVRKDDSLWRGQQKIVQAGQEGVKEIKYQVTVRNGVQVSRTVLAENTLKEPVAKIVSQGTKIMLASRSGGSWSSGSGVLAWPIRGAITSGYGSRWGSFHSGIDIDGFTGQAVHAAASGVVVYAGWGGGYGQMVVIDHGGGLVTRYAHLSAISVRAGQRVSRGQVIGAVGATGNATGSHLHFEVLEGGSYRNPLNYLS; encoded by the coding sequence ATGCAGTTTTCTAAGTTGGGCCACCGTTTGGCTAGCCTACGAAAAGGCGGCGTTGTGGCCAAGGTCCTTTCGAGCCTGATTTCAGCGTATACCTGGTTGGGCGGCAGATTAGCAGCTTTAAAGATCTTTTGCCGGCTGTGGTGGTCAAGGCTTGAGGCTTTACCTACAGAGCGGCGACGGGGGCTGGGACTAGCCGTGGTCGCCTTGGTAGTAGCAATAGCGGGACTAGGCTATGTAGCTACTGCCCCTAACTGTTATGAAATGCTAGTTAACGGTCAGCGGATCGCTTTAGTTCAAGACCGAGCAGAGGCCGAGAAGGCACTAGCTGCTTTTCTGCTGGCCCAAGGTAAGAAACTTGGAGTCGGCGAGGTAAGCACCGTTCACTCCATCAGTTTCAACCGGGTGCGGGCGGACCAGTCGCAAATAACACCCAACGAGGAGCTGCCTAGAATCTTTGAAGCTTTGGTGTTGGGTAGCCGCGTTTGTGGAATTGCAGTCAATGGTAAGGTGGAAGTGGTGCTAAAGGATGAAGCTGAGGCCCAGCAGGCCTTAGCCAAGTTGAAAGAGGCATACCTGCCCGGGGGTGGCAACATCCAAGTACAAGAAGTCCGGTTCGAAGAAAAGGTAGAAGTGGTGCCGCATTATGCGGTTTTAAGGGCTATAATGTCAGTGGATGAGGCAGTTAAGCTTCTTCAGACCGGAGCTTCTGAGACCAAGGTATATGTGGTCAAGCCAGGGGATTCGCTGTGGAGCATAGCCCGAGCCAACGGCATGTGGCCCGAGGATCTGCGCAAAGCCAATCCGCAGCTGACCTCAGAGCGAATTGACATTGGAGATAAGTTGAATTTAGTCAAGCCCAAACCGTTGGTTCATGTGGTGGCCCGTTATGTTCAGACGGTCACCCAGCCCATTCCTTACAGTACCGACGTGCGGAAAGATGATTCTCTCTGGCGCGGCCAACAAAAGATAGTTCAGGCAGGCCAGGAGGGAGTTAAGGAGATAAAATACCAGGTCACTGTACGTAACGGAGTGCAAGTATCTAGGACGGTTTTGGCTGAGAATACCCTAAAGGAGCCGGTTGCCAAGATAGTCAGCCAAGGGACTAAGATTATGCTGGCTTCTCGTTCCGGTGGCAGTTGGTCTTCCGGTTCTGGAGTTTTGGCTTGGCCCATTCGTGGCGCCATAACCTCTGGATACGGAAGTCGATGGGGTAGTTTCCATAGCGGCATTGACATCGATGGTTTCACCGGACAAGCGGTGCACGCTGCTGCTTCTGGGGTAGTGGTATATGCCGGCTGGGGCGGCGGGTACGGACAAATGGTGGTGATCGACCACGGCGGCGGGTTGGTAACTAGGTATGCGCATTTGTCGGCAATTTCGGTAAGGGCAGGCCAGCGAGTGAGTCGGGGTCAGGTAATTGGTGCGGTTGGTGCTACCGGTAATGCTACCGGTTCCCACTTGCATTTCGAAGTGCTCGAGGGTGGTTCCTATCGAAACCCGCTGAATTACTTAAGCTGA
- the scfB gene encoding thioether cross-link-forming SCIFF peptide maturase: protein MLDAWEQKGGIPSDQCRAAAEELAAVLQPHPVSYPEGLIPTNGLKALCLNVAHDCNLRCRYCFAGQGHPGGARRTALMSVEVGRAALDLLIRESGDFDRLEVDFFGGEPLMNFATVQDLVGYGRQQAQRHGKSIHFTLTTNAVLLDDEKLSFLNQAQVSLIMSLDGRPKIHDRMRPRPGGQGGSYHLVSPKIQAVARSRNHVDYWVRGTYTRYNLDFCADAMHLVDDLGLKNISLEPVVAEVGGDAEAAPPDYALRPTDLPELAQQYQRLAFLVAEREQQGRPFSFYHFNLDLEHGPCLAKRITGCGAGYDYLAVTPEGEIYPCHQLVGQEGFKLGDVTRGILRSELVDEFRRAHVGNKPSCRDCWARFWCGGGCHANAWASSGDLYHPYALGCAIQKLRIEAGLYVQAKRYLAHHPDGSI from the coding sequence ATGTTGGACGCATGGGAGCAAAAAGGTGGCATTCCTTCGGATCAATGTAGGGCGGCCGCTGAAGAGCTAGCGGCGGTCCTACAGCCCCATCCTGTTTCTTATCCCGAAGGACTGATACCTACCAATGGATTGAAGGCGTTATGCCTGAACGTGGCTCATGACTGCAACTTGCGTTGCCGCTACTGTTTCGCTGGTCAAGGGCACCCCGGCGGAGCTCGCCGTACAGCTTTAATGTCAGTTGAGGTAGGGCGGGCGGCTCTGGATCTGCTGATTCGCGAAAGTGGTGACTTTGACCGCCTGGAGGTTGACTTTTTTGGCGGCGAACCGCTGATGAATTTTGCCACGGTCCAGGATCTAGTTGGATATGGGCGGCAGCAAGCTCAACGCCACGGAAAAAGCATCCACTTTACCCTCACCACCAATGCGGTGTTGCTGGATGACGAGAAGCTCTCTTTTCTTAACCAGGCTCAAGTGTCGCTGATCATGAGCCTGGACGGGAGGCCAAAGATTCACGATCGGATGCGGCCTAGACCAGGCGGCCAGGGCGGAAGCTACCATCTGGTATCTCCCAAGATTCAAGCGGTAGCTAGGTCTCGCAACCACGTCGATTATTGGGTTCGTGGTACCTACACCCGGTACAACTTAGATTTTTGCGCCGATGCCATGCACCTCGTCGATGATTTGGGGCTAAAAAACATATCTTTGGAGCCGGTGGTGGCTGAGGTAGGAGGAGATGCAGAAGCAGCGCCTCCTGACTATGCTCTCCGGCCAACAGACTTACCGGAGCTGGCTCAGCAATACCAGCGGCTAGCTTTCCTGGTAGCCGAGCGAGAGCAGCAAGGACGGCCTTTTTCCTTTTATCATTTTAATTTGGATCTCGAACACGGTCCTTGCCTAGCCAAGCGCATCACTGGCTGCGGGGCTGGCTACGATTATCTGGCGGTGACGCCTGAAGGGGAAATCTACCCTTGCCACCAGCTGGTTGGGCAAGAAGGATTCAAGCTCGGGGATGTGACCAGGGGAATTCTGCGGTCAGAACTGGTGGATGAATTTCGCAGGGCGCACGTAGGCAACAAACCTAGCTGTCGGGATTGCTGGGCCCGTTTCTGGTGCGGCGGTGGGTGCCACGCCAATGCTTGGGCTTCCTCGGGTGATCTATACCATCCTTACGCGCTAGGATGCGCTATCCAGAAGCTGCGGATTGAGGCTGGCCTCTACGTACAGGCTAAACGGTATTTAGCTCACCACCCCGATGGCTCAATCTGA
- a CDS encoding six-cysteine peptide SCIFF, translating to MSSKHVITVAKGGFKQGQGCKGCQVSCQSACKTSCTVGMLPCVENK from the coding sequence GTGAGTTCCAAACACGTTATCACGGTAGCTAAAGGCGGCTTCAAGCAGGGCCAAGGGTGCAAGGGGTGCCAGGTATCCTGTCAATCGGCCTGTAAGACCTCCTGTACAGTAGGAATGTTGCCCTGTGTCGAGAATAAATAA
- a CDS encoding glycosyltransferase family 2 protein, with product MDTAETVYLATVGLYLVFFALFCRYVFWRREAYKKHWSRRRCLSIAEVEELARLKGQPLPYISILIPAKGEADVIECTIRHMAALEYPTDRFELVVITDEKEMRGKDKPYPTTQEVVESTRAALGREGVEGKPAPRIVHVSVPYDFEGRLHGPLLGHEVPSTKGRALNYGLDFVSQQSDICAFYDAESRPEKQVLLWVAWRSLANPEVQIWQGPVFQVRNYYYISAINKVVALYQAISHAWYLPVLMRKLPFVGGTNFFARRQLLERVGGFDHHALTEDLEFGVRSALEFPDAWPEYMPYWSTEQTPATYMGYFRQRLRWGSGHLQVTAKFREAGQYPWDRRRPLVHNLYWKGEGEWLFYQLAVIASLSLGGVFARGLLHVPALPWGVIIALRIFTLVYFAFTFYLYFYFRAFMLPPPGKGLVGLAQRWLGVAELLLLPLAGILMLAPYSAALLLKFLNRQPQVWVKTPRTREVFSRAGGLAK from the coding sequence TTGGATACCGCAGAAACCGTTTATTTGGCCACGGTAGGGCTCTACCTTGTCTTTTTTGCTCTCTTCTGTCGGTATGTATTCTGGCGGAGAGAAGCCTATAAGAAGCATTGGAGCCGCAGACGGTGCCTGTCTATAGCGGAAGTTGAGGAATTGGCTAGGCTCAAAGGACAGCCCCTTCCTTACATATCCATTTTAATACCTGCTAAAGGAGAGGCTGATGTCATCGAGTGCACCATTCGTCATATGGCGGCGCTCGAGTATCCAACTGATCGCTTTGAACTGGTGGTTATAACTGATGAGAAGGAAATGAGGGGTAAGGACAAACCTTATCCCACCACCCAGGAGGTAGTTGAGTCAACCCGGGCGGCCCTTGGTCGGGAAGGTGTGGAAGGGAAGCCAGCCCCAAGAATTGTTCACGTGAGCGTTCCTTACGATTTTGAGGGCCGCTTGCATGGACCCCTACTTGGGCATGAGGTACCCTCGACCAAGGGGAGGGCCCTAAACTACGGACTTGACTTCGTAAGCCAACAGAGCGATATTTGTGCCTTCTATGATGCTGAGAGCCGTCCAGAAAAGCAGGTTCTGCTATGGGTAGCTTGGCGAAGTCTGGCCAACCCGGAGGTACAAATCTGGCAAGGTCCAGTTTTCCAAGTTCGGAACTATTACTACATAAGCGCCATCAATAAAGTGGTGGCCCTGTACCAGGCTATCTCTCATGCTTGGTACCTACCGGTGCTGATGCGCAAGCTGCCTTTTGTGGGCGGAACCAACTTCTTCGCTCGCAGGCAGCTCTTGGAGAGGGTTGGTGGCTTTGATCATCATGCCCTTACCGAGGACTTAGAGTTTGGGGTACGCAGTGCTTTGGAATTCCCAGACGCATGGCCCGAGTACATGCCCTACTGGAGTACTGAACAAACCCCTGCAACCTATATGGGCTATTTCCGGCAGCGCCTGCGCTGGGGCAGTGGGCATCTCCAGGTTACGGCCAAGTTCAGGGAGGCGGGACAATACCCGTGGGATAGGCGGCGTCCCCTGGTGCATAACCTGTACTGGAAGGGGGAAGGGGAATGGCTGTTTTATCAGTTGGCAGTGATAGCCTCCCTCTCCTTAGGAGGTGTGTTTGCTCGTGGGCTCTTGCATGTGCCGGCATTGCCCTGGGGAGTCATTATAGCCCTACGCATCTTTACCCTGGTCTATTTTGCCTTCACCTTTTACCTATATTTCTACTTCCGAGCCTTTATGTTGCCGCCACCCGGCAAGGGCCTGGTCGGCCTAGCTCAACGATGGCTAGGGGTAGCAGAGTTGCTGTTGTTGCCACTAGCTGGTATTTTGATGTTAGCGCCCTACTCAGCGGCTTTGTTGCTTAAGTTCTTGAACCGCCAGCCTCAGGTGTGGGTCAAGACGCCACGCACCCGCGAGGTATTTAGCCGAGCTGGCGGGCTGGCCAAGTGA